The region TTCCTCCCACAGCTTAATATGATCTTGTTTTCCTAAATAAGCAAGGGGTTGGAAAAGGGGGTTTGCATGCCTGGCACAAATAGGGAGCCTCCCTGTACTTCAGCCCAACATTATCAGAGTCTCCCCCTTCTTTTTGCTATTGTTACTGTCTCAAGGTGTGGCCTGCACTcacaaaattatattttaaaataaaaatccaataaataactcttatttatttatttttactttcttgAAAAATCTTATAAATACTCCTATATATTGTGGAAAGCCTCTTTCAGGCAAGGAAACTGTTATAGTCGCAAGAACGCAAGGAAGGGATGGTAGGAGTTGGTTATGTTATAAATGAGTAATACAGATTAACAGGTATCCCACCTGCCAACTATCATGAGCTCCCACTCAGAGGCAGCATGGCGAAAATGTCTCCACAGGTCCATGGTAAAGAGAGTGCTGGAACTGTTAAATATGGAGGTCAGGGAGGACATAAGAGCAGCTAGCATTACAGCCATCATCAGACCTCGaagtcctacacacacacacacacacacacacacaaacacaccaattTTTTAATAGTCAGAACCTCAACAAGGAAAATAATTTTAGAGTAATGGAAAGCTAAGGCACCTGAAGGAAGGAGTTCCATGACCAGTTTGGCATAGGCAATATCCGAACAGCCCACAGTGTTCCCACACACCTGCTCACACACCTCAGGATCTGCACAGCCCACTTCATCTACATACATATGATCTCACAATCAAGaacagttcattcattcattcatcgtgtgttttagcagctccagttagcctgactgcatgattttggacttgtgggaggaaaccagagcaccctaATGAAACTCACGATCCAAAATCTTGTTGAAAGCTTTAACAGAGGAGTGATTACTGTTACAGTGACAAAATAGGGCACAATCCCCATATagatgcccatggttttggatcgggatgtccaacaagtttatgATCACGTGTCGATGTATCGAGAGCAAATGTAGagtcttttttcattttcatataAATAGATCAGCAAGTATTGTGGGTTCTGCACTGCACCAGGATCCTGGGAATACTGGGTTTAAACCTTACTGTTCAAACCTTACTTACCTAACCTTATTGATTATGTTCTCCCTATATTTGAACTGGTTTCTTTTAGGGACTCCCGAAAACATGCTGTGTCCTAAATAGATCGACTTCCTTATGTTCCAGATGTTTTCTACTCCTGAGTTTCTGAGTAGCACCAGACTTAGACACCAATCAAAATGAAGTGGTTATAAAAGatgaatcaataaaaaaaaatatataagagAATGCACCTCTGTTACTAATTAGCTACATTAACCTAAAACAATGTGCAACACCAACAAATACACTGTCAAATAGCCAAATACATTGTTCTGGTAAATAAAACATGCAGGTTTATGACAGGAGTACCTGGAAATAAGATTCGACTGATCATGCCAGGCAGCACCATCATGAAAAAAGGTAAGACTTTGAGGTACGAAGCCAGCAGAGAGCCTCCTTTAGCATGGAGAAGGTTTTTAGCAGCCAGAGAACGCTGCACTATAACCTGTAAGTACAATGATAAGAAAGTGTTTAAATTGTAAACTGTTTAGTGCACAAGGATTAGTGATTTAATCGATTAATGACTGCTCTGAAAACCATCATAATTGCATCTACTACCTGATGAGTACCAAAAGAATACAAGTTATAACTCATTTCTCCCTCTCACCTGATCCGAACACCAGTACCATATAGAAGGAATGGACATGCCCAGCAACACACCCGGCCAGGGCAAATCTGACGTCACGGGGTCACGGAAAATGTGAAAGGCATCCTCGCGTGGGATCCCACACGTAGTGTTTGGGACTCTAACAGAGGGAATGGCATTAGGATACTCATTAAAGATGGCCTGCCAACCTCCGACCTCCGCAAAACCTCAAAAGAAGCAATAAcaagaggaaaatgtaagaaaataataattgttttattgAAAAAGATAATGGcttggaaaacaaaacaagctGAACATACTAAAGCCCATGAGGGTCAGGGCCCCGGCCAGCATGACAACAGTCTGAGCCGCATCAGTGTAGATGACTGCCGCAAGGCCACCTAGAATGGCACGCTTAAAAATATAAGTACTCAGTTTaacctatttttatttctttttgtaaATGATTTCACGTCTGCACATTAGAAATGCTTGTATTTTCACCTGCTACTGTGTAGACAGCTGTAATAACAAGGAGAAGGATTACAGCTAGATAAATATTCCAGCCCAGAGCCTGTTGAATGAAGACAGCACCGGCGTACATATCCACCTGCAGAAACAATGTCAGCGCATTATTCTTATACTCTTTATTCACTCAACGAATTCAACTAATgtagtacaaaaacaaacattcaAACATCTAGTGCTTGAGTAAAGATCAGAAAAGCATTAAGCAAACAGTTCACTTTTAAAATTTACATTCATTTGAATCCAACATACATTTTTTCAaggcagtcttgggattttaatgttttttttatatagtcaGTTTTATGAAAATATGGCATGACATTTCATAATGGCCTGTCAATTCtctgttagtggtcataattattgctggtgacttctctgtgcccatgaGAAGAGGTCAAACATTGAGTTATTTGGCCACAGTGAACTGAATTATGTTTGAAGGAAGAGAGGTGAGAATTCAAAGCCAACCACATTGTATCTACTGACATGCATGTAGGTAGCAGTGGTGGTTTAGTGGTAAAGATACTGGACTATTGATGGGAAAATTGAGGGTTTAAACCCCACTAATGCTAATCTGTCTGATTGGCTTCTAAtactcagttgcttagactgtatcttgtctcaactgtaagtcactttgggtaaaAGAGTCTGATCAATGTAACATTTGCTCTAAGGCTGTTTTGTTTTGGAATGGAAAATGGGAATGTAAATTCCTGGGTAGAGTTTGGCTAAATCTGACTAAAACTGGACTTTAAACTGACATGCTAACATTCTGACCTCAACCACgacaaaaatgtgcaaaaacttTAAAGGTACAACCAGAACATTCCCAGAAGCTTTTTAATTGCTATAAAAGTTCCTGTCAAGTATATAAAACAGTTACAGGACAAACAGTATACCCAAATATTACGTGAGCAAGATATTTTTGACTAAGCAGAATCTTTAGAAGAAAAGTATGAGAAATCTAGTTTAGGATTGTAAGctttaaaaaatttgaccaaatACCACCGACAGTAAAATAAAGTTTCTGCTTGTTGCTGTTTCATTACACAAGAATAATAAATAGTCATTGTTCATtataaaactacaaaattaaaatgtaaatacacttaCCGATATTTTGGTGaagatatatataaataaatacaagacaGCAATAAATATCTGTATCCTTTTACCCCCAAATCTTTTCTGAAGATATTCTGGCATAGTTGTCACCTAGAAGAACATTACAATCATTTGAAATTAATAAATAGTACATTTATGTTTGAAATAAGGCATGGTGTATGCATTGTATGGTCAGAAGTATgctgacacctgaccatgagcttgttaaagCTGCATCTATAAGAGCCTTGTTTGATagatataacattatatataccATTGTATTCAGATATGCATATGTATAGGTATTCTTATATATGTCTTTATGGGCCTCAGTTTGTGCTTGAACAGAATAGAGCCTTTGCAAAATGGTTtactttatattattacatactatacatttggccatatagtgtgtgtaaagTTTTAGTGTGTACTGTAAATAGCCCTCTTACCCCCGAAGCAATATAGATAGGTAGGAAGAGCCAACCGAGGAGTAAAACCACAAGCATACCCTACCAGAGAGAAAAAACACAGGATTTtaattacacatacactcacttggTCCCCATTTCTATATCAGTAAACAAGTCACTCACATTCCACTCATATGCAGTAGGGCCGATTCCAGCTGCGGCTCCTGATCCAGCCAGTCCAATAAAGTGGCCACTGCCCACGTTACTGGCAAAAAGAGAAGCGCCGACCTAGAGAAATAACAACAGATCATGACTAAACcaataaagaaacaaaccaATACAAGGTTCacatgttaagctttttaaatTAGATTATGTTAGATGTAAAAACTCACCGGCCACCAAGTCATGTTTTTGCCTGCTAAGAAGTATCCATTCACTGTGCTCCTTTTGGTTTTGCACATGGACTTGAAATATAAAAGATACATATAGTGTTCAGGATGGAAATCAGGATGGAAATTATTGGttccaaaatgcattacagAGCAAGTGCAGTCAGCTACAGAGCAACAGTTTTAATAACACAGATTATGTACAGAACTCAAATAAACAGTGGGGGACATAAGTTGGAgacttttcttacatttataacaatgttTTCCAACATATATCATATaatatgggcagttgtagcctagcggttaaggtacaggactagtaatccaaaggtcgctggttcaagccccaccactgccaggttgccactgttgagcccttgagcaaggcccttaaccctcaattgcttagataatatactgtcacagtactgtaagtcgctttggataaaagcgtctgctaaatgctgaaaatgtaaatgtaaatatgaatcACATAAATCAGTGGTATATTCAAGAAAATTTGCAGTACATAAACAGAAGAATTCACAAGTAATTCTTACTTTTGGCCtccactgtatatagtataaagTATAGCATAATAAATGTAGAAACATACCCATAATCCTACTgccataattaaaataaaatacacaaccAGCACCACAATATCAGCAGCATGCAAGGTACTTTTCTGCGTTGATTCCCCAGCGGTGGGTGTAGGGGAGACACCGGGGGCTTCAGTACTAGCCATGATGGGTCAAGAAGCAAGTGTGTCGTACTGTAATCAGAACAGCAGAGATAAGAGACAATTATTTCATGACTTCTTTCCTAATCATTCACATAAGCACCAGAAAAAttccaaatacaaataaaaaacttaatatattatacaaaattgtcatttacggtaaaaaaaaaaatatatatttatgacAGCACTGATACAAATACAAACCCACTATGTGAGAAAGTAGCTATAAAAGAAGCACTACAAAGCCACTTAATTGGGAATACCTGTTGAGAACTAACTTGAGCAGTTTAGCTTGTTTGAATGTTGCTATAAAGTGAATCCAACAATGAAACAAtaagctacactatatggacaaaagtattgggaggccccttctaattatttagTTCATGCGTTTCAGCCACAATTAACAGGCGTAATACATCAATTGcatgtgcttccaactttgcagcaacagtttagggaaggccttttttttgttccagcatgactgtgctcttgcgccc is a window of Trichomycterus rosablanca isolate fTriRos1 chromosome 22, fTriRos1.hap1, whole genome shotgun sequence DNA encoding:
- the slc5a11 gene encoding sodium/myo-inositol cotransporter 2 isoform X1, producing MTWWPVGASLFASNVGSGHFIGLAGSGAAAGIGPTAYEWNGMLVVLLLGWLFLPIYIASGVTTMPEYLQKRFGGKRIQIFIAVLYLFIYIFTKISVDMYAGAVFIQQALGWNIYLAVILLLVITAVYTVAGGLAAVIYTDAAQTVVMLAGALTLMGFSFAEVGGWQAIFNEYPNAIPSVRVPNTTCGIPREDAFHIFRDPVTSDLPWPGVLLGMSIPSIWYWCSDQVIVQRSLAAKNLLHAKGGSLLASYLKVLPFFMMVLPGMISRILFPDEVGCADPEVCEQVCGNTVGCSDIAYAKLVMELLPSGLRGLMMAVMLAALMSSLTSIFNSSSTLFTMDLWRHFRHAASEWELMIVGRVFVLVLVVVSVLWIPLVQASQGGQLFIYIQSISMYLQPPVTIVFMAGCFWRRANEKGAFWGLVLGLLIGLVRMILDFVFPVPQCYETDSRPVIVKYVHYLYFSIILSLITLAVVVCVSLATEKPTEEQISRLTWFTRFNPVQNNEVDKEAGIFTVDNGQQYEKQKCGGNDEEKTSDWSTAHTERTPTPSKLKSILLWLCGMEQNSGDERPPPPLPEAVGCSLEEDPCMRHVVNANLIVCLSMAVFLFAYWA
- the slc5a11 gene encoding sodium/myo-inositol cotransporter 2 isoform X2 produces the protein MTWWPVGASLFASNVGSGHFIGLAGSGAAAGIGPTAYEWNGMLVVLLLGWLFLPIYIASGVTTMPEYLQKRFGGKRIQIFIAVLYLFIYIFTKISVDMYAGAVFIQQALGWNIYLAVILLLVITAVYTVAGGLAAVIYTDAAQTVVMLAGALTLMGFSFAEVGGWQAIFNEYPNAIPSVRVPNTTCGIPREDAFHIFRDPVTSDLPWPGVLLGMSIPSIWYWCSDQVIVQRSLAAKNLLHAKGGSLLASYLKVLPFFMMVLPGMISRILFPDEVGCADPEVCEQVCGNTVGCSDIAYAKLVMELLPSGLRGLMMAVMLAALMSSLTSIFNSSSTLFTMDLWRHFRHAASEWELMIVGRVFVLVLVVVSVLWIPLVQASQGGQLFIYIQSISMYLQPPVTIVFMAGCFWRRANEKGAFWGLVLGLLIGLVRMILDFVFPVPQCYETDSRPVIVKYVHYLYFSIILSLITLAVVVCVSLATEKPTEEQISRLTWFTRFNPVQNNEVDKEAGIFTVDNGQQYEKQKCGGNDEEKTSGVTPTPSKLKSILLWLCGMEQNSGDERPPPPLPEAVGCSLEEDPCMRHVVNANLIVCLSMAVFLFAYWA